A region from the Lysobacter sp. BMK333-48F3 genome encodes:
- a CDS encoding RHS repeat-associated core domain-containing protein codes for MDGAFLYVDKVKDTKVDEDGNLHVTYWMGEGPPKDPDWKYGSDLGGGFATEAEALALWIQMLDDTSPACAPSAAMTPTQAWTPASPEQEGKFERRGYLPSVKTGENTPENPCTVQTLQPTELSRQRRLQCPNPFMVWNDDKGTCIDPAELTATLASGVNSCETDGGSSSAGLVGNPCDVKTGEKFQIEADFDLGWISLTRYYHSGSSTSTAGFGPGWSHSFGTRLAIGGTAIGLLDAGGYQQRFKNTGAAYFATNDSGDRIVSSGTGWTLYRNGSVLQFDAAGRLVSETAEDGTSLSLTYDPFGRLDRVTHSTGRSIQFHYVDTSSDAQISSISSEGTTLVSYTYYFEYPEFPVGLVETATYADGKQRKYHYEDTRFTRHLTGVTDESNTRFSTFAYDAKGRVTSSVHVGDNDGVTLAYSPQGGGTVTDALGAQESFGLTAVAGALPRKISGLTDSRGPVSQTFYDAASDFRRRLDTVIDRNGTQTKHSYAEANDPVTGQPARTHTVKEAVGLAQERTSLERRDIAGNRTVLTQLGNRETRIVRNARLQPVTVTVRDTTTNQTRTTTYAYCEAADVAAANSTCPTLGLLKSVDGPRSDVSDLVTYQYYGSDDSTCATQPALCTYRKGDLRKTVDALGRATEILGYDPQGRPLSILDANNVVTDYEYHPRGWLAATKLRGADNAVETDDRITRMEYWPTGLLRRVTPPGGAYVTYNYDAAQRLTSVTDKAGNKLQYTLDKAGNRKQEDTQTPTGTVRQTLSRVFDSLGQLHQAKDAAAHATTFSYDADGNPDLTTDALGRISDQNHDPLNRLSRLLQDVNGLAVETQLAYNAFDQVTQVTDPKGLNTVYAYNGFGDRTQLSSPNTGITDYSYNPAGQLATKKDANDAIAHSYTYDALGRPKTISYGSGSNDVEYDYDTVNAVCAADETFALGRVTALRTEGTELKYCYDRYGQLVRKVQVVDSKSFVLRYAYTTSGQVRTITYPDNAIVDYVRNTLDQVTEVGVKPAGGVRTVLLNGVAYEPFGPATGWTYGNGRSLARSYDLDYRAKTIHDNAAGGLSLGYGYNEVGELTELKDGLQSAVLAKYDYDNLGRLKITRDGPSNTPIETYGYDATGNRTSLLHGGTTTTYTYPTTSHRLSNVGGVARGYNAVGNTTSIGGTAKEFVYNGNDRMSQVKLAGVVNRSYRYNAKGERVAASNGASGPVAIYTLYDEAGHWLGDYDANGATKQQAVWLGESPVGVLAGAGTAQKLHYVQPDHLGTPRTVIDATRNVAIWSWNAKGEAFGNDTPNQDPDQDGSAFVFDLRFPGQRYDANTGLLYNYFRDYDAASGRYVQSDPIGFNGGISTYAYVESDPLTGIDSNGLQTIRSGGGPRTWGNGGSVTYVYTPLATQARSTINQIQALNPTFRFQSIGPRGGSANQQDVNSLNQTLYLTRAAHQSLWPNSCPTRSRQNSDRLNDEITRRLTGQNYDVNAMAQAAAAPDRSGLTRAGRALDKHGAGQRSDTSPFPAVRGGPAAKNAAGQFQVEDILTHPNSVFTPLGRGGVSVRAPDGREIRFDANGRFSGFIE; via the coding sequence TTGGACGGTGCCTTTCTCTACGTCGACAAGGTCAAGGACACCAAGGTCGACGAAGACGGGAACCTGCACGTCACCTACTGGATGGGCGAAGGCCCGCCGAAGGATCCCGACTGGAAATACGGTTCCGACCTGGGCGGAGGCTTCGCGACCGAAGCCGAAGCGCTGGCGCTCTGGATTCAAATGCTCGACGACACCAGTCCGGCTTGCGCACCCTCGGCGGCGATGACGCCGACTCAGGCCTGGACTCCGGCATCCCCGGAACAAGAAGGCAAGTTTGAGCGTCGCGGCTACCTACCATCGGTGAAAACGGGCGAGAACACGCCTGAGAATCCCTGCACCGTCCAAACTCTTCAGCCGACTGAGCTGTCCCGGCAGCGACGTCTGCAATGCCCCAATCCGTTCATGGTCTGGAACGACGACAAGGGCACCTGCATTGATCCGGCCGAACTCACGGCGACCTTGGCCTCCGGGGTCAACTCCTGCGAGACGGACGGCGGCAGTTCATCGGCGGGCTTGGTCGGCAATCCCTGCGACGTCAAGACGGGCGAGAAATTCCAGATCGAAGCGGATTTCGACCTGGGCTGGATCAGCCTGACCCGCTACTACCACTCGGGCAGCTCCACCAGCACGGCCGGGTTCGGTCCTGGATGGTCGCACTCCTTCGGCACTCGCCTGGCGATCGGCGGTACGGCGATCGGCCTGCTCGATGCCGGCGGCTATCAACAGCGCTTCAAGAACACGGGGGCCGCGTATTTCGCCACCAACGACAGCGGAGACCGGATCGTCTCTTCCGGTACCGGCTGGACGCTTTACCGCAACGGCAGCGTCCTGCAGTTCGATGCCGCCGGGCGGCTCGTCTCCGAGACGGCCGAGGACGGAACGTCGCTGAGCCTGACCTACGATCCGTTCGGCCGGCTGGATCGCGTCACCCATTCGACCGGGCGTTCGATCCAATTCCATTATGTCGACACATCCAGCGACGCCCAGATCTCATCGATTTCGTCGGAAGGCACCACGCTGGTCAGCTACACCTACTACTTCGAGTACCCGGAGTTCCCTGTAGGGCTGGTTGAAACGGCGACCTATGCCGACGGGAAGCAGCGCAAGTATCACTATGAGGACACCCGCTTCACCCGCCATTTGACTGGGGTGACCGACGAGAGCAATACGCGCTTCAGCACCTTTGCCTACGACGCCAAGGGCCGGGTCACCTCCAGCGTCCATGTCGGCGACAACGATGGCGTGACTCTGGCCTACTCTCCGCAGGGCGGCGGTACGGTCACGGATGCGCTCGGCGCTCAGGAAAGCTTCGGCCTTACGGCGGTTGCAGGCGCTCTTCCACGCAAGATTTCCGGCCTGACCGACAGCCGTGGCCCGGTGTCCCAGACCTTCTACGACGCCGCCAGCGACTTCCGCCGCCGCCTGGACACCGTCATCGACCGCAACGGCACCCAGACCAAGCACAGCTACGCCGAAGCCAACGACCCGGTCACCGGCCAGCCGGCGCGCACGCATACGGTCAAGGAAGCCGTCGGCCTGGCCCAGGAGCGCACCAGCCTCGAACGCCGCGACATCGCCGGCAACCGCACCGTGCTGACCCAGCTCGGCAACCGCGAGACCCGGATCGTCCGCAACGCCCGCCTGCAGCCGGTCACGGTCACCGTGCGCGACACCACCACCAACCAGACCCGCACCACCACCTACGCCTACTGCGAAGCCGCCGACGTCGCCGCCGCCAACAGCACCTGCCCGACCCTGGGCCTGCTGAAGTCGGTCGACGGCCCGCGCAGCGACGTCAGCGACTTAGTGACCTACCAGTACTACGGCAGCGACGACAGCACCTGCGCCACCCAGCCGGCGCTGTGCACCTACCGCAAGGGCGACCTGCGCAAGACCGTCGACGCCCTTGGCCGCGCCACCGAGATCCTCGGCTACGACCCGCAGGGCCGGCCGCTGTCAATCCTCGATGCCAACAACGTGGTCACCGACTACGAGTACCACCCGCGCGGCTGGCTGGCCGCGACCAAGTTGCGCGGCGCCGACAACGCCGTCGAAACCGACGACCGCATCACCCGTATGGAGTACTGGCCGACCGGCCTGCTGCGCCGGGTCACCCCGCCGGGCGGCGCCTACGTCACCTACAACTACGACGCCGCCCAGCGCCTGACCTCGGTGACCGACAAGGCCGGCAACAAGCTCCAGTACACCCTGGACAAGGCCGGCAACCGCAAGCAGGAGGACACTCAGACCCCGACCGGCACGGTCCGCCAGACCCTGTCGCGGGTGTTCGACTCGCTGGGCCAGCTGCACCAGGCCAAGGACGCCGCCGCCCACGCCACCACCTTCAGCTACGACGCCGACGGCAACCCGGACCTGACCACCGACGCCCTGGGCCGGATCAGCGACCAGAACCACGACCCGCTCAACCGGCTCAGCCGACTGCTGCAGGACGTCAACGGCCTGGCGGTCGAGACCCAACTGGCCTACAACGCCTTCGACCAGGTCACCCAGGTCACCGACCCCAAGGGCCTGAACACGGTCTACGCCTACAACGGCTTCGGCGACCGCACCCAACTGAGCAGCCCGAACACCGGCATCACCGATTACAGCTACAACCCCGCCGGCCAGTTGGCGACCAAGAAGGACGCCAACGACGCCATCGCCCACAGCTACACCTACGACGCCCTGGGCCGGCCGAAGACGATCTCCTACGGTTCGGGCAGCAACGACGTCGAATACGACTACGACACGGTCAACGCGGTCTGCGCCGCGGACGAGACCTTCGCCCTGGGCCGCGTCACCGCGCTGCGCACCGAAGGCACCGAGCTGAAGTACTGCTACGACCGCTACGGCCAGCTGGTGCGTAAGGTCCAGGTGGTCGACAGCAAGTCCTTCGTCCTGCGCTACGCCTACACGACCTCCGGCCAGGTGCGCACCATCACCTACCCGGACAACGCCATCGTCGACTACGTCCGCAACACCCTGGACCAGGTCACCGAAGTGGGCGTCAAGCCGGCCGGCGGCGTGCGCACGGTGCTGCTCAACGGCGTCGCCTACGAGCCCTTCGGCCCGGCCACCGGCTGGACCTACGGCAACGGCCGCAGCCTGGCCCGCAGCTACGACCTCGACTACCGCGCCAAGACGATTCATGACAACGCCGCCGGCGGCCTGTCGCTGGGCTACGGCTACAACGAAGTCGGCGAGCTGACCGAGCTCAAGGACGGCCTGCAGAGCGCGGTGCTGGCTAAATACGACTACGACAACCTGGGCCGGCTCAAGATCACCCGCGACGGCCCCAGCAACACCCCGATCGAAACCTACGGCTACGACGCCACCGGCAACCGCACCAGCCTGCTGCATGGCGGCACCACGACCACCTACACCTACCCGACGACCAGCCACCGCCTGAGCAACGTCGGCGGCGTCGCCCGCGGCTACAACGCCGTCGGCAACACCACCAGCATCGGCGGCACGGCCAAGGAGTTCGTCTACAACGGCAACGACCGCATGAGCCAGGTCAAGCTGGCCGGCGTGGTCAACCGCAGCTACCGCTACAACGCCAAGGGCGAACGCGTGGCGGCGAGCAACGGCGCCAGCGGCCCGGTCGCCATCTACACCCTGTACGACGAAGCCGGCCACTGGCTCGGCGACTACGACGCCAACGGCGCCACGAAACAGCAGGCCGTCTGGCTGGGCGAGTCCCCGGTCGGCGTCCTGGCCGGCGCCGGCACCGCGCAGAAACTGCACTACGTCCAACCCGACCACCTGGGCACCCCGCGCACGGTGATCGACGCCACCCGCAACGTCGCCATCTGGTCCTGGAACGCCAAGGGCGAAGCCTTCGGCAACGACACCCCCAACCAAGACCCCGACCAGGACGGCTCCGCGTTCGTGTTCGACCTGCGGTTTCCGGGGCAGCGGTATGACGCTAACACTGGGCTGCTCTACAACTACTTCCGGGATTACGATGCGGCTAGCGGAAGGTATGTGCAGAGTGATCCGATTGGATTCAACGGCGGGATATCAACATACGCTTATGTCGAATCTGATCCATTGACTGGAATCGACTCCAACGGACTGCAAACGATACGATCGGGAGGCGGTCCTCGGACCTGGGGTAACGGTGGAAGTGTGACCTATGTTTACACTCCTCTAGCCACTCAGGCCCGATCAACGATTAACCAAATACAAGCTCTCAACCCAACTTTCAGGTTTCAATCGATCGGTCCGAGAGGAGGTAGTGCTAATCAGCAGGATGTAAATTCACTCAATCAAACCCTGTACCTAACAAGGGCTGCTCATCAATCACTCTGGCCGAATAGCTGCCCTACACGCAGCAGGCAAAATAGCGACCGGCTCAATGACGAGATTACGAGGCGCCTAACGGGGCAGAATTATGACGTCAACGCCATGGCTCAAGCTGCTGCGGCCCCTGATCGAAGTGGATTAACGCGAGCTGGGCGCGCGCTCGACAAACATGGTGCTGGCCAGCGTAGTGACACCTCTCCATTTCCTGCTGTGAGAGGTGGCCCCGCCGCGAAAAATGCAGCAGGACAGTTTCAGGTAGAAGATATTCTTACACACCCCAACTCTGTATTTACCCCATTAGGGCGAGGAGGAGTAAGTGTACGGGCGCCAGATGGCAGAGAGATAAGATTTGACGCCAATGGACGATTCTCTGGGTTTATAGAATAG
- a CDS encoding DUF4288 domain-containing protein, translating to MRRRYAAKLLFQFRYSNEDSSYSLRTVEERIILIESKSAKSALSEARRLGKSEQFSNHENPDASYHFEFIGIMDLLHLGIETDANQVWYDIRRMKNPMERKDDILPNESDLNAIREEAAPVRTKNIKKTNRQRR from the coding sequence ATGAGAAGAAGATATGCCGCAAAGTTACTTTTCCAGTTCAGATACTCGAACGAAGATAGCAGCTATTCCCTGCGCACAGTCGAGGAACGAATCATCCTGATCGAGTCAAAGAGCGCAAAATCGGCTCTTTCCGAAGCCCGCAGACTGGGAAAATCCGAGCAATTCTCGAACCATGAAAATCCAGATGCAAGCTATCATTTTGAATTTATCGGCATAATGGACCTTTTGCACTTAGGCATTGAGACCGACGCCAATCAAGTCTGGTATGACATTCGCCGCATGAAGAATCCAATGGAGCGCAAGGACGACATCTTGCCAAATGAAAGCGATTTGAATGCAATCAGAGAGGAAGCCGCGCCAGTCAGAACGAAAAACATAAAGAAAACTAATCGACAGCGTCGATAG
- a CDS encoding DUF4279 domain-containing protein: protein MNDTRVLHTVAIYLKGDDLVPEELNARIGTEADESHRRGDNYISANGREITRRTGLWKLTRTEKSTIDLPALLKQLTSELSVNSADLSDLPGVEEAFVDVFIAQAAEAGGGGTSEFAIDSPSIAELGKLGLPIRFTVAIIRD from the coding sequence ATGAATGACACAAGGGTTCTGCATACGGTAGCGATCTACCTGAAAGGCGACGATTTGGTTCCAGAGGAGTTGAATGCACGGATAGGTACTGAAGCAGATGAGTCGCACAGGCGCGGGGACAATTACATCTCAGCGAACGGAAGGGAGATCACCCGGCGCACAGGCCTCTGGAAGCTGACCAGAACCGAGAAGTCGACAATAGATTTACCGGCATTGCTGAAGCAGCTCACCTCTGAACTTTCGGTCAATAGTGCCGACCTCTCCGACCTCCCCGGAGTCGAAGAGGCCTTTGTGGATGTCTTCATTGCGCAGGCCGCCGAAGCTGGCGGCGGTGGAACAAGCGAGTTCGCGATCGACTCGCCATCAATTGCAGAGCTTGGCAAACTTGGCCTGCCGATCCGCTTCACGGTTGCGATTATTCGCGACTAG
- a CDS encoding DUF4288 domain-containing protein: MTGNGSEAGPTDERGGEGYWYAASLMYQACHRPPRKDGLWEERIVLIRAGSQAQALEQAERLGPADEVGYATVEGEVQWRFARVERVCAIEAEVLRSGTEVFSRFLSAGEAESLGRPLE; this comes from the coding sequence ATGACGGGGAACGGCAGCGAAGCAGGTCCGACCGACGAGCGCGGCGGCGAGGGTTATTGGTACGCGGCCAGTCTGATGTACCAGGCCTGTCATCGGCCGCCGCGCAAGGATGGGTTGTGGGAGGAGCGGATCGTGCTGATTCGGGCCGGATCGCAGGCGCAGGCGCTGGAGCAGGCCGAGCGGCTGGGACCGGCGGACGAGGTCGGTTATGCGACCGTCGAGGGCGAGGTGCAGTGGCGGTTCGCGCGGGTCGAACGGGTTTGCGCGATCGAGGCCGAGGTGCTTCGTTCGGGCACGGAGGTGTTTTCGCGGTTTCTCAGCGCGGGAGAGGCGGAAAGCCTGGGCCGGCCGCTGGAGTGA
- the queC gene encoding 7-cyano-7-deazaguanine synthase QueC gives MKKAVVLVSGGMDSAVVAAIAREQGYAVHALSVRYGQRHTSELDAAARIAATQGAVAHKTVAVDLRSIGGSALTDESISVPLDDDGHAIGQDAAKDAIPVTYVPARNTIMLSIALGWAEVLGANDIFCGVNAVDYSGYPDCRPEFIEAFQTLANLATKAGVEGAGLRVQAPLQFLSKADIVREGVRLGVDFAETVSCYKADDAGRACGHCDACRLRAEGFAAAGVPDPTRYV, from the coding sequence ATGAAAAAAGCCGTAGTACTCGTCTCCGGAGGCATGGACTCCGCCGTCGTCGCCGCCATCGCCCGCGAGCAGGGCTATGCCGTGCATGCCCTGAGCGTGCGCTACGGCCAGCGCCACACCTCCGAGCTCGACGCCGCCGCGCGCATCGCCGCCACCCAGGGCGCGGTCGCGCACAAGACCGTCGCGGTCGACCTGCGCAGCATCGGCGGCTCGGCCCTGACCGACGAGAGCATCTCGGTGCCGCTGGACGACGACGGCCACGCCATCGGCCAGGACGCGGCCAAGGACGCGATCCCGGTCACCTACGTGCCGGCGCGCAACACCATCATGCTGTCGATCGCCCTGGGCTGGGCCGAAGTGCTGGGCGCCAACGACATCTTCTGCGGCGTCAACGCGGTCGACTATTCCGGCTACCCGGACTGCCGCCCCGAGTTCATCGAGGCCTTCCAGACCCTGGCCAACCTGGCGACCAAGGCCGGCGTCGAAGGCGCCGGCCTGCGCGTGCAGGCGCCGCTGCAATTCCTCAGCAAGGCCGACATCGTCCGCGAAGGCGTGCGCCTGGGCGTGGATTTCGCCGAAACCGTGTCCTGCTACAAGGCCGACGACGCCGGCCGCGCCTGCGGCCACTGCGACGCCTGCCGCCTGCGCGCCGAAGGCTTCGCCGCCGCCGGCGTGCCGGACCCGACCCGCTACGTCTGA
- the queE gene encoding 7-carboxy-7-deazaguanine synthase QueE, whose translation MNTAVTSETAAAPSERLRLTEIFLSLQGESNSIGWPTVFVRLTGCPLRCQYCDTAYAFHGGEWWEFEAILAEVAKHGARHVCVTGGEPLAQKRCIALLEKLCDAGYDVSLETSGAIDIGPVDARVSRVLDIKTPGSAEVHRNLWSNLPLLTARDQVKFVICSREDYDWSKAVVAEHRLTEVCDVLFSPSFTQIKPSDLADWIVADRLPVRFQLQLHKILWKDEPGR comes from the coding sequence GTGAATACCGCCGTTACCTCCGAGACGGCCGCCGCGCCGTCCGAGCGCCTGCGGCTCACCGAAATCTTCCTGTCGCTGCAGGGCGAATCGAACAGCATCGGCTGGCCGACCGTCTTCGTGCGCCTGACCGGCTGCCCGTTGCGCTGCCAGTACTGCGACACCGCCTACGCCTTCCACGGCGGCGAGTGGTGGGAGTTCGAAGCGATCCTGGCCGAGGTCGCCAAGCACGGCGCCCGCCACGTCTGCGTCACCGGCGGCGAGCCGCTGGCGCAGAAGCGCTGCATCGCCCTGCTGGAAAAGCTCTGCGACGCCGGCTACGACGTCTCGCTGGAGACCTCCGGCGCGATCGACATCGGCCCGGTCGACGCGCGCGTGTCGCGGGTGCTGGACATCAAGACCCCGGGCTCGGCCGAAGTGCACCGCAACCTGTGGAGCAACCTGCCGCTGCTGACCGCGCGCGACCAGGTCAAGTTCGTGATCTGCAGCCGCGAAGACTACGACTGGTCCAAGGCCGTGGTCGCCGAGCACCGCCTGACCGAAGTCTGCGACGTGTTGTTCTCGCCCAGCTTCACCCAGATCAAGCCCAGCGACCTGGCCGACTGGATCGTCGCCGACCGCCTGCCGGTGCGGTTCCAGCTGCAGTTGCACAAGATCCTCTGGAAGGACGAGCCGGGGCGCTGA